CCCGCTTCGTTGATTTTTTCGAGCGTCGCGTAGGCCTTCTCGGTCGAATCGACGAACGGCACGCGGACGAGGCGGAATTTCTGGTCGAACTGGGAGAGGATCGAATGCGCGAAGGTTTCGGCAGTGATCCCGGTTCCGTCGGAAACGATGAATACGGTGGGCGGCATCGGGTGGGGCTAAAACATGAGCGTGCTGACGCGGCAGCATCGCCCGGCTGGAACAGCACCGCGGATGCGCCGTCCGGCGGGCTGGCCGGAGAAGCGGCGGCGTCGCCGCGGCGCGCCTTGGGTCGCGCGGTGGGCGCCGGTGCCGACCGTTGCCTCGTAAGGCCCGACGGCGGTCCAGGTGCACGTTCGACGCGCAATTCTCGTCCGACTGTCACATTTCTGGAGTCGGCACGGTAGAATAGCGGCAACCTGTTGGATAAGCAATTGCAGGCGAACCGCCATCCATATTCGGCTATCGCCACGCTTTTTGATCGCAATCCGCGCAGTCTGCATGCAAATCCGGCGAACGCTCCATTTCGTCGCTCACGCAACGCAACCAGCGCGCACGGTGCCACCGCGCATCCGACCGTATCCGCGATTGCTTCTCCAACAGGTTGTGCAAGGCGCGTCCACCGCTTCTTATAAGCGCACGCGTTCAAGCCCACTTGCGCAATCGAGCATTTTTTCCACACTTAGGGGCTTGTATGACTAACGCAGTTAACGTCGCAAAGGATCAGGCGTATGTAATTCCGTTCGAGCAGTTGCGCATGACCGATGTAGAAGTCGTCGGAGGGAAGAACGCGTCCCTCGGCGAGATGATCAGCCAGCTTGCTCAGGCCGGCGTGCGCGTGCCCACGGGCTTCGCCACGACGGCGCTCGCGTTCCGCGAGTTCCTGCATCACAACACGCTCACCGAACGCATCGCACAGCGTCTCGAAACGCTCGATATCGACGACGTGAAGGCACTTGCCGAAGCCGGCAAGGAGATCCGTCAATGGATCATCGATGCGCCGATGCAGCCGCGTCTCGAAGAAGAAATCCGCGCGCAGTTCGTGACGCTCACGCAAAGCTCGCCGGAAGAACTGTCGTTCGCAGTCCGCTCGTCGGCCACGGCGGAAGATCTGCCGGACGCATCGTTTGCCGGTCAGCAGGAAAGCTACCTGAACGTCGTCGGCATCGAAGACGTGCTCGACCGCATGAAGCACGTGTTCGCGTCGCTGTATAACGACCGCGCCATTTCCTATCGCGTCCACAAGGGCTTCACGCATGCCGAGGTCGCGTTGTCTGCGGGCGTGCAGCGCATGGTCCGCTCGGACGTCGGCGCAGCGGGCGTGATGTTCACGCTCGATACCGAATCGGGCTTCAAGGACGCGGTGTTCATCACGTCGAGCTACGGCCTCGGTGAAACCGTCGTGCAGGGCGCCGTGAATCCGGACGAGTTCTACGTCTTCAAGACCACGCTCGCGCAGGGCAAGTACCCGATCATCCGCCGCTCGATCGGCTCGAAGCTGATCAAGATGGAATTCACGAAGCCGGGCGAGCCGGGCCGCGTGAAGACCGTCGACGTCGCACACGAACAGCGCAACCGCTTCTCGATCACCGACGAAGACGTGATCGAACTCGCGAAATACGCGGTCATCATCGAGCAGCATTACCAGCGTCCGATGGACATCGAGTGGGGCAAGGACGGCCGCGACGGCAAGATCTTCATCCTGCAGGCACGTCCCGAAACGGTGAAGAGCCAGGCAGCGGGCAAGGCCGAGCAGCGCTTCAAGCTGAAGGGCCAGTCGAACGTGCTCGCCACCGGTCGCGCGATCGGTCAGAAGATCGGCGCGGGTCCTGTGCGCGTGATTCACGATCCGTCCGAAATGGAACGCGTGCAGCCGGGCGATGTGCTGGTCGCCGACATGACCGACCCGAACTGGGAGCCGGTGATGAAGCGCGCGGCGGCGATCGTCACGAATCGCGGCGGCCGTACTTGCCACGCGGCGATCATCGCGCGCGAGCTGGGTGTGCCGGCGGTGGTCGGCTGCGGCGACGCAACCGACATACTGAAGGACGGCGCGCTCGTTACCGTATCGTGCGCGGAAGGCGACGAAGGCCGCATCTATGACGGCCTGCTCGAAACCGAAGTGACCGAGGTGCAGCGCGGCGAACTGCCGCCGATCCCCGTCAAGATCATGATGAACGTCGGTAACCCGCAGCTCGCATTCGACTTCTCGCAGCTGCCGAACGCAGGCGTCGGTCTCGCGCGGCTGGAATTCATCATCAACAACAACATCGGCGTGCACCCGAAGGCGATCCTCGAGTACCCGAACGTCGATCAGGATCTGAAGAAGGCAGTCGAGAGCGTCGCGCGCGGCCACGCATCACCGCGCGCGTTCTATGTCGACAAGCTGACCGAAGGGATCGCGACGATCGGCGCGGCGTTCTATCCGAAGCCCGTGATCGTGCGTCTGTCGGACTTCAAGTCGAACGAGTACAAGAAGCTGATCGGCGGTTCGCGTTATGAGCCGGACGAAGAAAATCCGATGCTCGGTTTCCGTGGCGCGTCGCGTTACATCGCGGAAGACTTCGCCGAAGCGTTCCAGATGGAGTGCATCGCGCTGAAGAAGGTCCGCGAAGAGATGGGCCTCGACAACGTCGAGATCATGGTGCCGTTCGTGCGTACGCTGAAGCAGGCGGAACGTGTGGTCGGGCTGCTCGAGAAGTTCGGCCTGAAACGCGGCGTGAACGGTCTGCGGCTGATCATGATGTGCGAAGTGCCGTCGAACGCGATTCTCGCTGAAGAATTCCTGCAATTCTTCGACGGTTTCTCGATCGGTTCGAACGACCTCACGCAGCTCACGCTCGGCCTCGATCGCGACTCCGGCATGGAACTGCTCGCAGTCGATTTCGATGAGCGCGATCCGGCGGTGAAGTTCATGCTGAAACGCGCGATCGAAACCTGCCTGCGCCTCGACAAGTACGTCGGCATCTGCGGCCAGGGCCCGTCGGATCATCCGGACTTCGCACAGTGGCTGACCGACGAAGGCATCGCGTCGATCTCGCTGAACCCGGACACGATCATCGAGACGTGGCAGGCGCTCGCAAAATCGGGCAAGCAGGCAGCGCAGTAAGCACGGCAGCGATCGCTGCGGCAACCTGACCCAGGGATCGCGGCTGTAAATACAAGTAAGGTTCGTGCTATAACACCCCGGAGATCCGGGGTGTTTTGTTTTGGGAGACCGACGTGGCAACAGGCGCACTCTTGTGGTGGGGCGCAGCGGGCGTGTTGATCGTGCTGGAACTGCTGACCGGCACGTTCTATCTGCTGATGATCGCATTGGGGGTTATTGCCGGCGGGCTCGCGCATTGGGCCGGCGCGGCGCCGCATGTGCAGTTCGGCTGCGCGGCGGCGGTGGCGGCAGTGGCCGTGATCGTGCTGCGCCGTTCGCGCTTCGGCGGCCGGCGCGCACGCGTCGACGCGGCGACGAACCCGGACGTGAATCTCGACATCGGCGCGACGCTGACCGTCGCCGAATGGCGCGACGGCCGCGCGCGCACGAACTACCGCGGCGCGCAGTGGGACGTCGAACTCGCACCGGGCGAGCCCGAGGACGCACGGCTCTACGAAATCACCGCATTGCGCGGCAACCGGCTGATCGTCGCCGCGCACAGACAGCCGGCACACGCGTAGCCGCATCGGTCGTCGCCGGCTGGAACATCATTACAACCGCAAAGGACTCGAATGAACCTGACCATCGTCGGCGTCATCCTGTTGATCATCGTCGTCGTGATCATCGTGAAGACCATCAAGATCGTTCCGCAGCAGCACGCATGGGTGCTCGAACGGCTCGGCCGCTACCACGCGACGCTGACGCCGGGCCTGAACATCGTGCTGCCGTTCGTCGATCGCATCGCGTACAAGCACGTGCTGAAAGAGATCCCGCTCGAAGTGCCGAGCCAGGTCTGTATCACGCGCGACAACACGCAGCTGCAGGTGGACGGCGTGCTGTACTTCCAGGTCACCGATCCGATGAAGGCATCGTACGGATCGAGCAACTTCGTGTTCGCGATCACGCAGCTGTCGCAGACCACACTGCGTTCGGTGATCGGCAAGCTCGAACTCGACAAGACGTTCGAGGAACGCGATTTCATCAATCACAGCATCGTGTCGTCGCTCGACGAAGCAGCGACCAACTGGGGCGTCAAGGTGCTGCGCTACGAAATCAAGGATCTCACTCCGCCGAAGGAAATTCTTCACGCGATGCAGGCGCAGATCACCGCCGAGCGCGAGAAGCGCGCGCTGATCGCGGCGTCGGAAGGGCGCAAGCAGGAGCAGATCAATATCGCGTCGGGTGGCCGCGAGGCGGCGATCCAGAAGTCCGAGGGCGAACGGCAGGCCGCGATCAATCAGGCGCAGGGTCAGGCGTCGGCAATTCTCGCGGTGGCCGAGGCGAACGCGCAGGCGATCCAGAAGATCGCCGCGTCGATCCAGTCGCAGGGCGGGATGGAAGCGGTGAACCTGAAAGTGGCCGAGCAGTACGTCAATGCGTTCGCCAATCTCGCGAAGCAGGGCAATACGCTGATCGTGCCGGGCAATCTCGCGGATATGAGCACGATGATCGCGTCGGCGCTGACGATCGTGAATCGCAGCAAGGCGGGCTAGGCGCGTTGAGGTTCGCAAAAGCAAACGGGCCCGCAATCGCGGGCCCGTTTTTTCACATGCGATGCGACAGTGTGTCGCGGTCGCCAGGTTAGCCGGATCAGCCGGCTCATGTTGGCGTGCGCATCAGACGCGCCTTTTCGCGTTCCCAGTCACGCTTCTTCTCGGTGTCACGCTTGTCGTGCATCTTCTTGCCCTTCGCGAGCCCGATTTCACATTTGACGCGACCGCCCTTGTAGTGGAAGTTCAGCGGCACGAGCGTGTAGCCGCGCTGCTCGACTTTGCCGATCAGTTTGCTGATCTCTTCGCCGTGCAGCAGCAGCTTGCGCGTGCGGACCGGATCGGGGTGGATGTGGGTCGATGCCTCGGGTAGCGGGCTGATGTGCGCGCCGATCAGGTACAGCGCGCCGTTGCGGATCACGACGTAGCCTTCCTTGATCTGGCCACGGCCCGCGCGCAGGGCTTTGACCTCCCAACCTTCGAGCACGAGTCCTGCTTCGTAGCGGTCCTCGATGAAATAGTCGAAGAACGCCTTTCTGTTGTCGATGATGCTCATTAATGGAAAGTGCCCAACTCGTTTAAAATCACGATTTTAGCAAAGCGGAGTCCGTAACAGGCCCGCTTGGCCAGCCTACCTCGCAGCGTGCTGTTCAATTTATGGCAGATGTCCAGAAAACCGTGTTGATTCGCCATTCGGCGGAACAGATGTTCGACCTCGTCACCGACGTCGCCGACTACCCCAATTTCCTTCCGTGGTGCGGCGGGGTTGAGATTCGCCGTCAGGACGAGAATGGCATGGAGGCGAAGATCGACATCAACTTCAAGGGCATTCGCCAGCACTTCGCGACGCGCAACACGCAGCAGCGTCCCACGCGGATCGACATGGAATTCGCCGACGGTCCGTTCCGCAAGTTTACCGGCTATTGGCGCTTCACGGCGCTCCGTGCCGACGCGTGCAAGATCGAATTCGCGCTGCACTACGAGTTCAAGAACATCCTCCTCGAAAAGATCATCGGCCCGGTGTTCAGCCACATCGCGAACACGTTCGTCGAATCGTTCGTGAAACGTGCCGATCAACGGTACGGCAAGGCATGAGCGCGTTGCTGTCGATCGAAGTCTGCTACGCGCTGCCCGATGCGCAGACGCTCCTTACCATGACGCTGCCGGCGGGCTCAACGCTCGAACAGGCGATCGTCGCGAGCGGTGTGCTGCAGCGCCATCCCAATATCGATCTGACGAAACAGAAGGTCGGTGTATTCGGCAAGCTGAAGCCGCTCGATGCCGTGCTCGCCGATCGCGATCGCGTTGAGATCTACCGGCCGCTGATCGTCGATCCGAAGACCGCGCGTCAACGGCGGGTCGACAAGACGCGCCGCGAAGGATCGATCGAAGGGCGCAAATGGCTGCCGAAGGATTCGCGCTGACGCAGGCTAGTGCGCCTGAGCCTGTGCTTCCTCTTCGATCGACCGGCGCGGCGGCTTGCCTGGGCCGTCGCCGCTAGCATGCAGGCGCACCGACCAGCTGACACCCGCCACCAGCAGCACGATCGCCGCCGCTTCTAAAGGACGCGGCCAGCGATGATCGAAGATGAACGCGTACAGCAGCGCGAACAGCGTTTCGAACACGATCAACTGACCGGACAGCGTCAGCGGCAAATGCTTTGACGCCGCGTTCCACAGCCCGTTACCGACCCACGACGCGCCGATTGCCAGCGCCAGGTTCATCAGCCAGAACACGTGCCAGCGGCCGGCCGCGACGTCGGGCTGCACCGTACCCGCGGGCAGCAGCGCCACACCGAGTCCCAGCACGAGCCACAACACGACCCCGAGCGCGCCCGTCACGACGCCCCATAGCACCGACCATTCGTTACCGTCGAAATGCGCGAGCCGTCGCAGATAGCGCGCGTTCGCGACCGCGAACCACGTCCAGCAGATGAGGGCGCCGACCGCGCAAACAACCCCCGCGAGTTTCGCGAGCACGCTGCCACTGTCGCTCTGGTGCGCGGTCGTGAACACGTCGACGTTGATACAGACGATGCCCGCGACGACCATAGCAAGAGGCCACACGAGCCGCGACAGCGGCACCGCGCCATGATCGTCGCGACCGACCAGCGTCACGGTGACCGGCAGCACGCCGATAATCAGCGACGCCGGTGCGATACCGACCAGATGCACAGCGAAGGTCACGAGCACGTAGTAGAGCAGGTTGCCGACCAGCGCGAGCCGGACGAGTGCACCGAGGTCCTCGCGCGTGAGCCGGCGCAGCAGCGAGCGCGCGACGGGCAGCGCCGCGATCAACGAGACGATGCCGTACATCGTGTAACGCCCGGCGGACATCAGCAGCGGCGAAAAATCGGCCAGCAGACGCGGCACCAGAAACACCATTCCCCATAACGCGCCGGCCATGACGCCGTAGGCGACCCCTCGCTGCATGAACTGCTCCGGAATAAAACCTGTCGATGGCGAGCAGGTTAGCCGGGAACCGATGCGGCGGTCTTGTTCGATCCTGCACAGTGAGGGGCTCGATAGTCGAATAAAGGCCGTTGCGGCTCTGTCCCTTTCCGGTTCACGCTGACGATTTTCGGCGCACGAACGCGCCGCATGCAAACGAAACCCGATCGAACCGGGCTCGAACGGAGAAGCGAAATCCGCCTGTCGCGTCGCCGCAAAAAATCGCTAAGCTGCTGTTCGTGCAGTGAAAACCGGGGAGGTATCGCGTATAATTCGGTTTTGCGCCTATAGGATTTGCCATGCGTCTGATCCAAAAAGCACTCACGTTCGATGACGTGCTCCTCGTCCCGGCCTTCTCCGATGTCTTGCCGCGCGACACCAGCCTCAAAACCCGGCTGACCCGCAACATCTCCCTGAACATGCCGCTCGTGTCCGCCGCGATGGACACCGTCACCGAAGCACGCCTCGCGATCGCGATGGCGCAGATGGGCGGCGTCGGCATCATCCACAAGAATCTCACGCCGGCCGAACAGGCTCGCGAAGTCGCGAAGGTCAAACGCTTCGAGTCGGGTGTCGTGCGCGATCCGATCACCGTACCGCCGCAGATGAAAGTGCGCGACGTGATCGCACTGTCGCAACAGCATGGCATTTCGGGTTTCCCGGTGGTCGAAGGCGCGCAGCTCATCGGCATCGTGACGAACCGCGATCTGCGTTTCGAAACCCGCCTCGACGAACCGGTCCGCACGATCATGACGCCGCGCGATCGCCTCGTCACCGTGAAGGAAGGTACGCCGCTCGCCGAGGCGAAGGCGCTGATGCATAGCCATCGTCTCGAACGCGTGCTGGTGATCAACGACGCATTCGAACTGCGCGGCCTGATGACCGTGAAGGACATCACGAAGCAGACCGAACACCCGGACGCGTGCAAGGACGAACACGGCAAGCTGCGTGCAGGCGCCGCGGTCGGTGTCGGCGAAGACAACGAAGAGCGCGTGTCGCTGCTGGC
This portion of the Paraburkholderia flava genome encodes:
- the ppsA gene encoding phosphoenolpyruvate synthase — protein: MTNAVNVAKDQAYVIPFEQLRMTDVEVVGGKNASLGEMISQLAQAGVRVPTGFATTALAFREFLHHNTLTERIAQRLETLDIDDVKALAEAGKEIRQWIIDAPMQPRLEEEIRAQFVTLTQSSPEELSFAVRSSATAEDLPDASFAGQQESYLNVVGIEDVLDRMKHVFASLYNDRAISYRVHKGFTHAEVALSAGVQRMVRSDVGAAGVMFTLDTESGFKDAVFITSSYGLGETVVQGAVNPDEFYVFKTTLAQGKYPIIRRSIGSKLIKMEFTKPGEPGRVKTVDVAHEQRNRFSITDEDVIELAKYAVIIEQHYQRPMDIEWGKDGRDGKIFILQARPETVKSQAAGKAEQRFKLKGQSNVLATGRAIGQKIGAGPVRVIHDPSEMERVQPGDVLVADMTDPNWEPVMKRAAAIVTNRGGRTCHAAIIARELGVPAVVGCGDATDILKDGALVTVSCAEGDEGRIYDGLLETEVTEVQRGELPPIPVKIMMNVGNPQLAFDFSQLPNAGVGLARLEFIINNNIGVHPKAILEYPNVDQDLKKAVESVARGHASPRAFYVDKLTEGIATIGAAFYPKPVIVRLSDFKSNEYKKLIGGSRYEPDEENPMLGFRGASRYIAEDFAEAFQMECIALKKVREEMGLDNVEIMVPFVRTLKQAERVVGLLEKFGLKRGVNGLRLIMMCEVPSNAILAEEFLQFFDGFSIGSNDLTQLTLGLDRDSGMELLAVDFDERDPAVKFMLKRAIETCLRLDKYVGICGQGPSDHPDFAQWLTDEGIASISLNPDTIIETWQALAKSGKQAAQ
- a CDS encoding NfeD family protein — encoded protein: MATGALLWWGAAGVLIVLELLTGTFYLLMIALGVIAGGLAHWAGAAPHVQFGCAAAVAAVAVIVLRRSRFGGRRARVDAATNPDVNLDIGATLTVAEWRDGRARTNYRGAQWDVELAPGEPEDARLYEITALRGNRLIVAAHRQPAHA
- a CDS encoding SPFH domain-containing protein; its protein translation is MNLTIVGVILLIIVVVIIVKTIKIVPQQHAWVLERLGRYHATLTPGLNIVLPFVDRIAYKHVLKEIPLEVPSQVCITRDNTQLQVDGVLYFQVTDPMKASYGSSNFVFAITQLSQTTLRSVIGKLELDKTFEERDFINHSIVSSLDEAATNWGVKVLRYEIKDLTPPKEILHAMQAQITAEREKRALIAASEGRKQEQINIASGGREAAIQKSEGERQAAINQAQGQASAILAVAEANAQAIQKIAASIQSQGGMEAVNLKVAEQYVNAFANLAKQGNTLIVPGNLADMSTMIASALTIVNRSKAG
- the smpB gene encoding SsrA-binding protein SmpB; its protein translation is MSIIDNRKAFFDYFIEDRYEAGLVLEGWEVKALRAGRGQIKEGYVVIRNGALYLIGAHISPLPEASTHIHPDPVRTRKLLLHGEEISKLIGKVEQRGYTLVPLNFHYKGGRVKCEIGLAKGKKMHDKRDTEKKRDWEREKARLMRTPT
- a CDS encoding type II toxin-antitoxin system RatA family toxin — translated: MADVQKTVLIRHSAEQMFDLVTDVADYPNFLPWCGGVEIRRQDENGMEAKIDINFKGIRQHFATRNTQQRPTRIDMEFADGPFRKFTGYWRFTALRADACKIEFALHYEFKNILLEKIIGPVFSHIANTFVESFVKRADQRYGKA
- a CDS encoding RnfH family protein, coding for MSALLSIEVCYALPDAQTLLTMTLPAGSTLEQAIVASGVLQRHPNIDLTKQKVGVFGKLKPLDAVLADRDRVEIYRPLIVDPKTARQRRVDKTRREGSIEGRKWLPKDSR
- a CDS encoding DMT family transporter: MQRGVAYGVMAGALWGMVFLVPRLLADFSPLLMSAGRYTMYGIVSLIAALPVARSLLRRLTREDLGALVRLALVGNLLYYVLVTFAVHLVGIAPASLIIGVLPVTVTLVGRDDHGAVPLSRLVWPLAMVVAGIVCINVDVFTTAHQSDSGSVLAKLAGVVCAVGALICWTWFAVANARYLRRLAHFDGNEWSVLWGVVTGALGVVLWLVLGLGVALLPAGTVQPDVAAGRWHVFWLMNLALAIGASWVGNGLWNAASKHLPLTLSGQLIVFETLFALLYAFIFDHRWPRPLEAAAIVLLVAGVSWSVRLHASGDGPGKPPRRSIEEEAQAQAH